AAGTTATGAAGGAACAGCACTGATAAGAGTTGGTAAATATACGTGAGTGTTGATATTTTGCGTATGATGTCCTATTACTTTGTGAGATTTGCCCATGGGGTACTTCCTAGTAATTATCCAATGGCCATGGGGATGTGCCAATAGATGGAGTCACATTTTGACAAGTGGGTTGACAATAAGTTAGGAAATTATAAACGGTTTATATTCTATTGTTTATGATTGGGTTACCTTTTCAATAGAGTTGGTAGAAAGGGGTTGCACACTttcgaaatttaaaaattgcctACTTTAAAAACGCTTTACAAGGCAGATGAATAAACACAAAGTAGCTACCATGAAAACTTCATGAATATGAAAGGGATCGtagcagtaatgaacactactagagcagtagtgaaaataggcCCTGAAAAAGTTTCAGGCCTGTAGGAGATTTTAACTCATGATTtcttctgcgataccggtgcagtgctctactgTTGTCATCTTCACGTCTTCATCCGTAGTTCACATGTATGTATTATATGTTAACATTCAAGAAAGCTTCATTACCCAAAGGCGATCAAGGTCTTTAATTGGCCACAGAATTAACTGTAATGAAGTAGGGTGGCACATACACAGCAAAAATTGACCCGAGTAAAGCCTACCcaaaccccccctcccccctccccccctcccctctcccccctcccccctcgccccccccccctcccccctccccccctctccccccctcccccctcccccttctcccccccttccccccccctcccctccccctctcccccccccctctccccccctcttGCCGGGAGAAAAAATTGCTCGAACGGCTCCCGCGGACTAGTAAGGAAGGAAAAGGATTACTTTCTTCCTTGGGTTGTGTGCGGATAGTGTCGTTGGCTCAgtaattttctttcagaataGAGAGTTTACTTATTAGATATTCCTGATGCCCTTAGCCGCCTCAGCCGCCGTTTCCGTTTCCGCCGTTTTCTCCCAGAAAGCTAGGAGAATAATTGCTACTTCAAAAGATTCTGAATTTCCTACCACCAAGCCCGGTGTCTGAATCACAGTCGTGTTTCTGCTgattaaatgaaatatatttagaTAATTCTGAAGACTTAAGCTGCAGGCCTTTTCCATCAATAAGCCCAAGACGGGCTTCACAATTTACATCTCTAAATTTCGTGGAGGAGAATGGAGGATAACAGATGTTTAGAGTAAGAACCTATTTACGTTAAGCTATAGAAAGCTTTGGTATCTGGGTCAGAGTGTTGATTACAATTGTTAGACTTAATTAACAATCCAGCAAAAGTTCTCAAGACCACTTGGAACTATTTCACGTAATCGAAATattaagttaaaatgaaaagtCACCCAAGTGAGcttcgaggaaaaaaaaaggaaagaggtcatatttgaaaaaaagtatgGTGTACTTCCAACGTGAACAAAACGTATTTCTGAGCATATACTAGAATATTTAAACTTGATGCATCAAATACATTTTCCTGTACTGTCATAAACTATTGTCAAAGTACTCTACTGTTGAAATTTATCGTACGCCTGCatgattttcagatttttcgATTCTTGGGGAGGCATTACGTGGTTTTCAGGGAACGGGAACGGAGGGAGATCAGTCTTCGCCAACATAGTTTAAAGGGAGAacatagaaaattgactgccacaTAATTTTAAATAGAGACAAACCCGTTCCTctcacccccaccccccccccccccatccccacCCCGGCAAGAGATAAATAATAACCAGTCCCTTCGTATCAGTCTAATAAAAGTAGAAAAGTCCGTTTATTGTTAACATagattataacaaaaaaaaaaattaagaaggcAGTTAGATATCATTTTGAACTTACCTTCGCGAGAAGTTTAAGAAGTGTGAGTTCAAAATGGTTTTTAGTTTGGTTTTACTACACCCGAATCATTGTGGAGTTACTCTTGTCCATTCCTtggcaaaaaaggaaaaaaggaaaacttttcccGACGGTCTGTCTGTTTTAAATTATAATACATGTGACTACTCAAATTAAGAACTGTTATAGAATGGGTCCATGCTCAGTGTATGTAtgtcgagttatggatgcacgcgggaagtttggagagcacaagaAAAGTGTAAGAGTTGCGAATGATTTATAAGCATAACCAACGAGGAAAAATCTTAGCTTTGAAGCATTATCGGCTTTACATTGCTATAGGGAAATGTTGGACGCGGTAAGAGCGACAAGTAGCTGAAGGATGAAAATAATATTAGTTAGGAATGCCATAGCTGATGGATAAGGTATGTTTGCtgtttctttatccaagaactcTGTGCATAATTAAGGGGCTGTGCAAAATTCTTGCCGAAGAAGTTGACCAATAAGGATTCGAATATACTACCTCGAAAATCGATTCATGAGTTTTCAAAGATaatctctcttttctttttgcaccATTAATTTTGCGAGGTTGTGACAGGTGATgtccaagaaaaaatattgatataACAATAAAAGACAGTGTCCTATAAACTTAAAGGCAGCAATGAATCATCAATCTGTAGGCAGACAGCATTCATTTTATGTTGTAAACTGAAAAGCCGCGCATTAACAAAAGCTAAACGAAGAAAAATAGTAgaaaaatttattgtaaaaagaTTATTAACTTTAGTCGAATGTGTATCGTAATGAGCGCGTATCGTGCAATATTTGATTAACTGATGAATGCATTTTATGAAAAGTGTCTTGATCAGCCTTTTAGCCAGCTTTGATTAACTGAACATCAATTCTaagaaaaataatgcaattAGTATACAGATTAACTCTATGACTTCCAGGGGAAGTTATGCTTTCAAATTGATTATATTGCGACAAGATGGAGATatgatatatttctattttagtGAAGCATtcttttgccacgtcacgaGCGAATCTAGTGGCTCAACATGATGCACTCTAAGATTTCCTGTAACTTACTGATGGAGCATCGCAGCGCGCGTAGAATCTGAATGTCTGAGGTGCAAATCGTGATGAAAACTCAAGATTTTTATTTGTCCTAAGCTAAAGATGGGGCGAGAAAAAGTCCTCTGTTTTCAAAATACATCATGTTTcttatttcatctatttttctttctcactgGTGAACATGTGTTTCTTATTAACTCAGCAATGTCAGATTGACCTCGATATCcttatttttcttgtgaaaactGAATTTACATACCCATGAGACTCGATGAAAGGGAATTTAAAATCTTCTCAACACAGATGCAAACCTCACTAAAGTGACTGACTCAAAAGACAAGAATAAACATCACTCTAAATAACTTTGATCCACACTTAATTTATTGCTCACTGTTTCTAAAAGTGTACGCAAATATCCTTGATTTTGTATGTTGGTGTGCCAGTAAAAACCCCGGCACTTTCAGCACTCAATTCCCTTCTGAGAACCACTGTCGCATAGCGTACATTTCGGTCTGTGTTACTCTTAAAGTTTGCCGCTGAATCGTTGCACCTTGTTGTTTTACCATTGAAGATATGGGctaaaagataaaattgaattaaaaattcagGAATTTAAGCCTGACTAAGCTCAAGCTTGACCTCAGTACAGCGGTTTTTAATTAACTGTCGTAAAACCTGAACCAAATTAACTACGACAGCCACTCAGATCAAAGGTTTGCGTCATTATTAGCCAATGAGGACTCAGAGTGAAAACAGGCAAACTACCAAAAGTACGAGGTACGTGTGTGACCAAGTGACGATTGGTTTCCTTTGGCGATTGCGTTTAACAGTTTCAGAGCTGAGCATGAGATTTCAGGACCAATCAGACTGAAttaaaggaaaaccaaagtaatcccgagttactttcaattaaaaattatctcatgaaaatgaaatataccAAAAACATTCACGTGCGGTAATTCACGGAGATTAAGGTTCCCCTTacttgaatttgtttgcatTAACTTTCTTGTCGTCGTCCTGAAGTGTGCAATATCATAAATTGCCGCGTttcataatttttgttttttgtactTCGTAATACACTCCTgtcattttaaataaataagGAATAATAGAAGAAAAGACTACTCTAAAGCAGAACATTGTtttataaaaatgcaaatttcccgTTTTCAAACATGTAGGCGCTGGatatgaataaaagaaaagaacagaCAAATAAAGTAGGAGTTTACTTACAATCTCCACCCATGAAGTATTGATTTGTGATGGAATCTCCTTGAGAGGAATCAAAGGGATGCACACCTGTTGGTTTCTTGCCAGCTGAGGCTCGACCATACCTGTAAATTTCAAACAGACAATCAACTTCACTCGAGTTTCAACTTATTCAACTAATTTTAAGCTCAAAGAAATGTGGCATACATGTGTTAATACTGGGATGGTTAAAAAGTATGCTTACCTGCTATCTCCAAATATGCTCCAACAGAGAGCTTTCCCATAGAATTCTTGAGTGCATTTTATCTTAGTCCAGTAGCTTTTAATCAGAGTCAGGGCTCCGGGATTTTTCCCTGAAAGACATCCATTTGACGTCACTTGGCCGTAAATGGTGAGCCCGTCATTTTCTTCAGTGTATTTTAAGATCACTCCATCTTTGAAAGTTTGTTCGATCCATTGTGAAGTTACCCTCGTCCACTCTGAGACAGGCAAGAAAACCAGATTAACATATTTCCTAACAGTGTGACAATCACTAAAAAATATAGGGGGtaaatttctgaagaaactattgtgctgcgtcagtggggaAGTATAACTTTTAGTCATATCAACTAAGTTAATAATGGGAAATAGctaaagagtttcaaaaatGACGTTTCGAGTATTAGCCCTCcgtcattcgctctgatgacttaaaaaaaaacttggaattattattatatttgtAATTCCAAATTTGTTACTCTTATTCTATTGCAGTTGGCCAAAAAACTCACTACCAGTTCTTGCCgattctgttttgttacatGGTACTCACACAGCACAATAGCTATTTCCTATGCGTGCAGAAGTTACATGAAGCCTTCAGTCAATCGTGTTCATGAGCATGCTTGATAAAGCATTAATATCTTAGAAGTAAATTAAAGAAgagtcaaataaaacaaattagcTCACCCTCAGTACATGGCCACATGCCCACTTTCCTGGAAGTTTATGAGAGTTTTCTAATTCtcattttacatttgtttttgagttattattaatattattttattttcattatcataagattttatttttgtaacaaaaaaatgactaATTATGCATATAGGCGGGTATGTTGCACGAGCCAATACGATCGCTGCATTAGAGTATGTATCTCGTATCAATCAAATTTCTCATTTGGGTATGTGTCTGGCACCAGTTAAATTGCCTTGCCGCAAAtggtatgtatctcgcaccaatcagattgccgcattagggtatgtatttCCGCCCCAATCGTATCATTAGTATTGCGTGCTTGCCAATGATATCATGCACAAAGAATGATATTAACCAGAAAATTTAAGTCCTTTCGGTAGGTGTTATGGGTTTGTGGTTATCGCGAGAGCCTCGCTGAtttaaggtcgagatttatcgggatgAGAGAGGTTGGAAGGtaattttttggatcattttatGAAACACATACATTTTTCATAGCGTTTCCTATtcataataaatttaaatttttggtcGGTAAACTTACGTCCAATTGCTAACTTGTCACAGTATCCTTGGAAACTAATGAGGGACCCTGCAGGCCGAATCCAATAAATACCACTAGAGTCCAGATCTCCATTATCCTGGATATTTCTACACGAGAGGCCTGGTACCGTAACCAAAGACCCTTTCTTTCCttcataacaaaacaaaagcataaaagacaaatttctaTTATTAGTTTGATGTTTGGTTCAGATTGATGACAGTGTTGGTTGCTTATTGCCTTTGCACAGAGCTAGGAGATGAAAACATTGTTACATTGTGCTATACGATTGCTTCATGTTTTCCAACTGGTATTTCAGATGTTGCGGGTGACATGCGACCGTTAAGGAGTCGATGAAAGATTAAACGAACGAATCAATGGGGAAAAAAACAGATCATAAAAAGTGACCAGAGAAAATATGAGGACAGAGAGGGACCCTCAAGGCCGTGCTATCGCGCTCATGCacttaacttatttttttagcCTTTGAAAATCTGTGTTCGCGGCTATGGTGAGCGCAAGTTATCATAACGAAGATAGCAACCTCACACTGTTGACTAATGACAGAGATTTTAGAACTCCAACCAGCCAAGAGGTCGgggttctttttttatttgttcacgAAAGCAATATGCTTAGCGCAAAGTGATTGACTCTCGCTTTGAAGTAAATAAAAGTGTGGTGTTACAATAATTTATCTCATGaacatttgtaaaaagaaaaccGGGTTGATAGTTATTggttaatgaaaaattttacaatccATTGCTTTGTTCATTTAAACTTCATTGACTGATTTAATTGTTtcttgattgtttgaaaaatgtaaaactaTGGGTTTCCTGCGAAGTTAAAGCCGTGGAAATACAAAAAAGGGTGCCAGAGTCACGTTTCATGGTTGTAAACTTAAAGTGGCTACACGTGCTTCATTTCCATTTTCGATTTGCACGCCTTTTCGCATGATCCTATGGCACAGAGTGGTCTATTCTCACTGGGAATTCGAATTCATGCATACAAAGCTAATTTGTGTAGTTTGTTCGGAGAATCAGGGTACTGTTGACTTCTGTGTGGACGACTTGGTAAACATATTTCCGTTTGAAGGACTATGCATAAGTAAAGTTGACACATCCTAAGACCTGAACCAGGACCCAACCAATGTCTTTTATCATTTCATGTAATTTTAGCCATAACGTTAATCATGCTATACTAATGTTCGGACTTCACAGTTTCACAAACGGGACTTGCTTCGTACATGCTGTCTTTGCATATCAATAAAAGTTTGATTGCTACCAGAACCTGCTGTTAACGATAAGTAACAGCTTTACAATctcccccttcctcccccccccccccaagaaaaagagtgaaaaacTGCCATACTATGAGATACAGGGCGCCAGTTAATAACTTTTAGAAGCAATCACAAAAGCGAATAGTTGGCGTCTTCCCTTTTATAAATTATCACATTGCCTTTAATTAATTCTTACGTCGGTCAGGATTATCAGACAAAACACGAGATGCGTCCCCATGAAAATTGTCTGGTTGACTTTTTCTTGATTCTGAATTCAATTCGCAGGATTTGGTGGCAAGGTTATAATTTAAGCTTTGACATGACGGATCCGTGTTACAAACACTGTAGCAAAACGCCAGGTCTTCAGCtgtaaatgatttaaaacaatAACCAACGAGGACAAATCCTAGCTTCGAAGTATTATCGGCTTCACATTCCTTTAGAGCAATGTTGCACGGGGAAACAGCGACAACTAGTTTAAGGATGAAAATAAGATCGGCTAGGAATGTCATTGCTGAAGCATGAGGTAAATTTGGTGGTTTTGGGTCAAGAGAATCAAtcatcaaataaaaacaatacaCTAATCGTGATTTTCACAAACTAATATTTATTCATGCACCAAAATACGACTGTACCAAAGAATTCTTCGAATGCTTTTGTGACACGTTCATTAAACAAAGTACAAAATCAAACGGATGCGAAAAATTAATGAGCTTGAAAAATCGTAGAAAGATTTTCGTATAACCAAAAATTATTCCTAAACAGAGCTGCAGTCCCTAAGGCTGTAATCATGGTATCCaccatcattttctttatcaacAACTATGTGCAGAAATCTTGCCAAAATCGTTCTAATGCTAAAATggcaaacaaaaataaaaacttacagAAAGACTGACCTTTAGAAGTTCTAAAAGATAATGTCTCTTTTCAGACCCAATAACACTACCGTTAATTGGCCAAGTTTGTGGCAGGTGATAGATATAAAACGGTGTACTATAAACTTGAAGGTAGCGACGAGTCATCATTCTGTAAGCAGGTTGCATTTGTTGCAGATTGTTGATGGCAAAAGCCGAGCATTTcccaaaaataaacattaaaaatattagaaaattcAATCCACAAAGATATCGATCTGTAAATTAAGTTGAATACATATTGTTATGAAGGTGAATCGTGCAATGAAAGTAATTTCTAAGTCAGTGCGCGTGTCTAACTGCGTTAATAGCATgctctttattttcattagttTAATCAAGTGATGAAAGCCTTTGGCCATATATCACTTAGAGTCAATTGGCTAGTGCCAACCGGAATAATCCcgaggaaaaaaatcacttagAATACAGATTAGTTCGATGACTTTGAGGGAGCAGTTAAGCGTTCTCGGGCAAAAATATTTACACAAttcatgaaagtaaaatttcacgTTGACATCATTCCCTTTTGGATCtacattaaaacattttgaggTATTGATTGCGAtgttgagaaataaaaaaaactaaaactttttaTAATTCTTGTTTCTCGTGTATGCACAGTGGTAGACACACCTTTTTGCATTGGAATACTCAATGATCAATGACTTGGAAGGTAAAGGATGCAAGAGATTTACAAGGAGTTTCAAATGATGTTTTCAAAGCTGTTAAGTTACTTTTTGGTGCGATCGTGTGAGTTGCTATTAAATGGGAATCTTT
The sequence above is a segment of the Pocillopora verrucosa isolate sample1 chromosome 5, ASM3666991v2, whole genome shotgun sequence genome. Coding sequences within it:
- the LOC131784487 gene encoding uncharacterized protein; translation: MTFLADLIFILKLVVAVSPCNIALKECEADNTSKLGFVLVGYCFKSFTAEDLAFCYSVCNTDPSCQSLNYNLATKSCELNSESRKSQPDNFHGDASRVLSDNPDRRKKGSLVTVPGLSCRNIQDNGDLDSSGIYWIRPAGSLISFQGYCDKLAIGQWTRVTSQWIEQTFKDGVILKYTEENDGLTIYGQVTSNGCLSGKNPGALTLIKSYWTKIKCTQEFYGKALCWSIFGDSRYGRASAGKKPTGVHPFDSSQGDSITNQYFMGGDSHIFNGKTTRCNDSAANFKSNTDRNVRYATVVLRRELSAESAGVFTGTPTYKIKDICVHF